In Bradyrhizobium guangxiense, the following are encoded in one genomic region:
- the ltnD gene encoding L-threonate dehydrogenase, which yields MSASTPQNQRIAIVGLGSMGYGMAGSLKRAGHIVIGCDVSADAVARFVKDGGAGASTPAEAAKGADIVVSVVVNAAQTETILFGKDGVAETLPKDGVFISSATMDPDVARRLAKQLEATGRHYLDAPISGGAQRAAQGELTILASGSPAAFAKARPALDAMAAKLYELGDAAGQGAAFKMINQLLAGVHIAAASEAMAFAAKQGLDIRKVYEVITASAGNSWMFENRMPHVLDGDYTPRSAVEIFVKDLGIIQDMARSARFPVPVSAAALQMFLMTSAAGMGRDDDASVARMYAQVTGVKLPGGK from the coding sequence ATGTCCGCCTCTACGCCACAAAATCAGCGCATCGCCATCGTCGGACTCGGCTCGATGGGCTACGGCATGGCGGGCTCGCTGAAGCGCGCCGGTCATATCGTCATCGGTTGCGACGTTTCTGCCGACGCCGTGGCGCGCTTCGTGAAGGATGGCGGTGCGGGCGCCAGCACGCCGGCCGAGGCGGCCAAGGGCGCGGACATCGTCGTCAGCGTCGTCGTCAATGCGGCACAGACCGAGACGATCCTGTTCGGCAAGGACGGCGTTGCCGAGACCTTGCCGAAGGACGGCGTCTTCATCTCCTCCGCCACGATGGACCCCGACGTGGCGCGGCGCCTCGCCAAGCAGTTGGAGGCGACCGGCCGGCATTACCTGGACGCCCCGATCTCCGGCGGGGCGCAGCGCGCGGCGCAAGGCGAGCTGACGATCCTCGCCTCCGGCAGTCCTGCCGCGTTTGCCAAGGCGCGACCCGCACTCGATGCCATGGCCGCCAAGCTCTATGAGCTCGGCGATGCCGCAGGGCAGGGCGCCGCCTTCAAGATGATCAACCAGCTGCTCGCCGGCGTGCACATCGCCGCCGCCAGCGAAGCGATGGCGTTCGCGGCCAAGCAGGGCCTCGACATTCGCAAGGTGTACGAGGTGATCACGGCCTCAGCCGGCAATTCCTGGATGTTCGAGAACCGCATGCCGCACGTGCTCGACGGCGACTACACACCGCGAAGCGCGGTGGAGATCTTCGTCAAGGACCTCGGCATCATCCAGGACATGGCGCGTAGTGCCCGATTCCCGGTGCCGGTCTCCGCCGCCGCGCTCCAGATGTTCCTGATGACGTCGGCCGCCGGCATGGGCCGCGACGATGACGCATCGGTCGCGCGCATGTATGCGCAAGTCACTGGCGTCAAGCTGCCCGGCGGCAAGTAA
- the otnI gene encoding 2-oxo-tetronate isomerase, with protein MPRFAANLSMMFTEVPFLDRFDAAAQAGFTAVEFLFPYEHPAEAVGERLKRNGLTQALFNLPPGDWNAGEKGFAALPARFADLKASLETALPYAKATGVKRLHLMAGIANRGERVAIEAFYKSVAWAAEFFAPHGIDVVIEPINARNVPGYFLNDFGFARDLIQELRLPNLKLQFDIYHCQIIHGDVTMRLREMMPIIGHIQIASIPSRNEPDGEELNYPFLFEELDRLGYAGFVGCEYNPRGKTTDGLAWFRPYAGVKP; from the coding sequence ATGCCCCGTTTCGCCGCCAATCTCTCGATGATGTTCACCGAGGTGCCCTTCCTCGACCGCTTCGACGCCGCTGCGCAAGCCGGCTTCACCGCCGTCGAGTTCCTGTTCCCCTACGAGCATCCCGCCGAGGCCGTCGGCGAACGGCTCAAGCGCAACGGCCTGACCCAGGCGCTGTTCAACCTGCCGCCGGGCGACTGGAACGCCGGCGAGAAGGGCTTTGCGGCGCTGCCGGCGCGGTTCGCCGATCTCAAGGCGAGCCTGGAGACGGCGCTGCCTTACGCCAAGGCGACCGGCGTCAAGCGCCTGCATCTGATGGCCGGCATCGCCAACCGCGGCGAACGCGTCGCGATCGAGGCGTTCTACAAATCGGTGGCATGGGCCGCGGAATTCTTCGCGCCCCACGGCATCGACGTCGTGATCGAGCCGATCAATGCGCGCAACGTGCCCGGCTACTTCCTCAACGATTTCGGCTTCGCGCGTGACCTGATTCAGGAACTGCGGCTTCCGAACCTGAAGCTCCAGTTCGACATCTATCATTGCCAGATCATCCACGGCGACGTCACCATGCGCCTGCGCGAGATGATGCCGATCATCGGCCACATCCAGATCGCCAGCATCCCCTCGCGCAACGAGCCTGATGGCGAGGAGCTGAATTACCCATTCCTGTTCGAAGAGCTCGACCGGCTCGGCTATGCCGGCTTCGTCGGCTGCGAATACAATCCGCGCGGCAAGACCACCGACGGCCTCGCCTGGTTCAGGCCCTACGCCGGAGTGAAGCCGTGA
- the otnK gene encoding 3-oxo-tetronate kinase: protein MTLALGCIADDYTGASDLANTLTRAGLRTVQTIGVPSDDLALPEVDAVVVSLKSRSIEAGLAVSRSRAAEKWLRSRGARHVLFKICSTFDSTDAGNIGPVMDALRADCGEGAVLVTPAFPETGRTVYQGNLFVGAVPLNESPLKDHPLNPMHDSNLVRVLARQSRTQIGLVDLATVARGADAVRARLAELAGKGIGAAIIDAVFDRDLETIGLVAAGHRLSVGASGIGLGLARALVSTGKVKSAAVSNEAGAAVGGSVACLAGSCSQATLQQIANAERVMPVLHLDVDRILTGAAEAQRALDWARPRLSEGPVLIASSSTPDQVAALQARHGRDAAGHAIEQTMADIAESLVKSGVRRLVVAGGETSGSVVDRLKIPGFLVGVEIAAGVPVLRAVGVEGEMLLALKSGNFGGPEFFSDALRLMR from the coding sequence GTGACCCTCGCATTGGGCTGCATCGCCGACGACTATACCGGCGCTTCCGATCTCGCCAACACGCTGACGCGCGCGGGCCTGCGCACCGTGCAGACCATCGGGGTGCCCTCGGATGATCTGGCGCTGCCCGAGGTCGATGCCGTCGTGGTGTCGCTGAAGAGCCGCTCGATCGAGGCGGGCCTTGCCGTGTCGCGTTCGCGCGCGGCGGAGAAATGGCTGCGCAGTCGCGGCGCACGCCATGTGCTGTTCAAGATCTGCTCGACCTTCGATTCCACCGACGCCGGCAATATCGGCCCGGTGATGGACGCGCTGCGTGCCGATTGCGGCGAAGGTGCCGTTCTGGTGACGCCGGCGTTCCCGGAGACCGGCCGCACCGTCTACCAGGGCAACCTCTTCGTCGGCGCCGTGCCGCTGAACGAGAGCCCGCTGAAAGATCATCCGCTCAATCCGATGCACGATTCCAACCTGGTGCGTGTGCTCGCGCGTCAGAGCCGGACGCAGATCGGTCTCGTCGACCTCGCCACCGTCGCACGCGGCGCCGATGCCGTGCGGGCGCGGCTGGCCGAGCTCGCGGGCAAGGGCATCGGTGCCGCCATCATCGACGCCGTGTTCGACCGCGACCTCGAAACCATCGGCCTCGTGGCCGCCGGACATCGCCTGTCGGTCGGTGCCTCCGGCATCGGCCTTGGGCTCGCGCGCGCGCTGGTATCGACGGGCAAGGTCAAGTCGGCTGCGGTGAGCAACGAAGCCGGCGCTGCCGTCGGCGGATCGGTGGCGTGTCTTGCCGGAAGCTGCTCGCAGGCCACGCTTCAGCAGATCGCGAATGCCGAGCGTGTCATGCCGGTGTTGCATCTCGACGTGGACCGTATTCTTACGGGTGCGGCCGAGGCGCAGCGTGCACTGGACTGGGCAAGGCCGCGACTGTCCGAAGGTCCGGTGCTGATCGCATCGAGCTCGACACCCGATCAAGTCGCCGCGCTTCAGGCGCGTCATGGTCGTGATGCGGCCGGGCATGCCATCGAGCAGACGATGGCCGACATTGCCGAAAGCCTTGTAAAATCAGGTGTCCGGCGTTTGGTCGTTGCCGGTGGCGAGACATCCGGCTCCGTGGTCGATCGGTTGAAAATTCCCGGCTTTCTCGTAGGAGTGGAAATTGCGGCGGGCGTTCCGGTGCTGCGTGCGGTCGGTGTCGAAGGCGAGATGCTGCTCGCGTTGAAGTCCGGCAACTTCGGCGGGCCGGAGTTTTTCTCGGATGCGCTTAGGCTCATGCGCTGA
- a CDS encoding methyl-accepting chemotaxis protein, with protein sequence MFAKLSIRAKITGVVAFLLIAMTGMGLLAVMKMRSMNANTVDITTNWMPSVRVIGDLRAAVITYRNVVRQHMLADALEDKLAVEKTAATVTEALAKTRGKYEPMISSAEERTLYGQWSKLWDEYKKGTDEVMALSRKEAGKIPREAQELNSKTVNKIGLQADEVLNKDIELNTKGGEQAAQDAADSYANALMLVSVILGLAVMIGIGLSFYLVRDVSSGINSITEPMQALGRGDLSAEVPHRGEKTEIGAMADVLQIFKEALIAKKAADEAAAADAEAKIERGRRVDNITREFEAMIGEIVQTVSSASTQLEASASTLTSTADRSQRLATTVASASEEASTNVQSVASATEEMASSVGEISRQVQESARMAGDAVGQARATTERVSELSKAAARIGDVVELINTIAGQTNLLALNATIEAARAGEAGRGFAVVASEVKALAEQTAKATGEIGQQISGIQAATNDSVGAIKEISSTIERLSEISSAIAAAVEEQGAATQEIARNVQQAAQGTQQVSSNITDVQRGATETGTASSQVLSAAQMLSNDSGRLKNEVSKFLTNVRAA encoded by the coding sequence ATGTTTGCCAAGCTCTCCATCCGCGCCAAGATCACCGGTGTCGTGGCGTTCCTTTTGATCGCGATGACCGGCATGGGCCTGCTCGCCGTCATGAAGATGCGGTCGATGAACGCCAATACCGTCGACATCACCACGAACTGGATGCCGAGCGTCAGGGTGATCGGAGACCTGCGCGCCGCCGTCATCACCTATCGGAACGTTGTGCGTCAGCACATGCTGGCCGATGCCCTGGAAGACAAGCTCGCGGTGGAGAAGACCGCGGCTACGGTGACCGAGGCGCTCGCCAAGACGCGCGGCAAGTACGAGCCGATGATTAGTTCTGCGGAGGAGCGGACACTCTACGGCCAGTGGTCCAAGCTCTGGGACGAGTACAAGAAGGGAACCGACGAGGTGATGGCCTTGTCGCGCAAGGAGGCCGGCAAGATCCCGCGCGAGGCGCAGGAGCTCAACTCCAAGACGGTCAACAAGATCGGGCTTCAGGCGGATGAGGTCCTGAACAAGGACATCGAGCTCAACACCAAGGGCGGCGAGCAGGCCGCGCAGGACGCAGCCGACAGCTACGCCAACGCCCTCATGCTGGTGTCGGTCATTCTCGGCCTCGCTGTCATGATCGGCATCGGCCTCAGCTTCTATCTCGTTCGCGACGTCTCCAGCGGCATCAATTCCATCACCGAGCCGATGCAGGCGCTGGGCCGGGGCGACCTTTCCGCCGAGGTTCCGCATCGCGGCGAGAAGACGGAGATCGGCGCCATGGCCGACGTGCTCCAGATCTTCAAGGAAGCGTTGATCGCCAAGAAGGCCGCGGACGAGGCTGCGGCCGCGGATGCCGAAGCCAAGATCGAGCGCGGCCGCCGCGTCGATAACATCACCCGCGAATTCGAAGCCATGATCGGCGAGATCGTCCAGACCGTGTCGTCGGCCTCGACCCAGCTGGAGGCTTCCGCCTCGACGCTGACGTCGACCGCCGACCGCTCCCAGCGGCTGGCGACCACCGTTGCCAGCGCTTCGGAGGAAGCCTCGACCAACGTGCAGTCGGTGGCCTCTGCCACCGAGGAGATGGCCTCGTCGGTCGGCGAGATCAGCCGTCAGGTGCAGGAATCGGCGCGGATGGCCGGCGATGCCGTCGGCCAGGCGCGCGCCACCACCGAGCGCGTCAGCGAGCTGTCGAAGGCAGCGGCCCGGATTGGCGATGTCGTCGAGCTGATCAACACCATTGCCGGTCAGACCAACCTGCTGGCGCTGAACGCGACCATCGAAGCCGCACGTGCCGGCGAAGCGGGCCGCGGTTTCGCCGTAGTGGCCTCCGAGGTGAAGGCGCTCGCCGAGCAGACCGCAAAGGCGACCGGCGAGATCGGCCAGCAGATCTCCGGCATCCAGGCTGCGACCAACGACTCGGTCGGCGCCATCAAGGAGATCTCCTCGACCATCGAGCGTCTGTCGGAAATCTCGTCGGCGATTGCCGCGGCGGTGGAAGAGCAGGGCGCGGCGACGCAGGAGATCGCCCGCAACGTGCAGCAGGCCGCGCAGGGCACGCAGCAGGTCTCCTCCAACATCACCGACGTGCAGCGCGGCGCGACAGAGACCGGCACGGCCTCCTCACAGGTGCTGTCGGCGGCGCAAATGCTGTCGAACGATTCGGGCCGGTTGAAGAACGAGGTCAGCAAGTTCCTGACCAACGTCCGCGCAGCCTGA
- a CDS encoding methyl-accepting chemotaxis protein, which yields MRKNFPVTDVEYPVSDETLIVSRTDLKGKLSYFNEDFIAAAGFTSAELMGQPHNIVRHPDMPPEAFDNLWDTLKAGKPWLGAVKNRRKNGDFYWVLATASPIRENGQVKGYTSIRTKLPSDQRKLAEEVYAAIREKKPHSYRIDAGIIRRRSWRDRFSIFTGTLKARLVTTMALQVLFMLVLGIGGAFASGGSASLILSALAVVGAAVVGFAGLATLRAIQGPMQQLNDTLLNLVQDKLDNRIVIERDDEIGEALRNLQTVQTIVRFSRDEVQAVQRRAEAQRKADMTKLADGFEAAIGEIVETVSSAATELEASASTLSSTAGRAQELATAVASGSEAASSNVHSVASAAEEMSSSVREIGRQVQDSTRIASEAVSQAHATTERVSELSRAASRIGDVVELINAIAGQTNLLALNATIEAARAGEAGRGFAVVASEVKALAEQTAKATGEIGQQVGGIQAATQDSVSAIGEISGTIARLSEIASAIAAAVEQQGAATQEIARNVQQAAQGTQQVSSNVGDVQRGASETGSASSQVLSAAQMLSRDSNRLKLEVGKFLNSVRAA from the coding sequence ATGCGCAAGAATTTTCCGGTCACCGATGTCGAATATCCGGTCAGCGACGAGACGCTGATCGTTTCTCGGACCGACCTCAAGGGCAAGCTCAGCTACTTCAACGAGGACTTCATTGCTGCCGCCGGCTTCACCTCGGCGGAACTGATGGGCCAGCCGCACAACATCGTTCGTCACCCCGACATGCCGCCGGAGGCGTTCGACAACCTCTGGGACACGCTGAAGGCCGGCAAGCCGTGGCTTGGCGCAGTGAAGAACCGCCGCAAGAACGGCGACTTCTATTGGGTGCTGGCGACGGCCTCTCCGATCCGCGAGAATGGCCAGGTCAAGGGCTATACCTCGATCCGCACCAAATTGCCGTCCGACCAGCGCAAGCTCGCCGAAGAGGTTTACGCGGCAATCCGCGAGAAGAAGCCGCATAGCTATCGCATCGACGCCGGCATCATCCGCCGCCGCTCGTGGCGCGACCGCTTCAGCATCTTCACCGGCACGCTGAAGGCACGCCTCGTCACGACGATGGCACTCCAGGTGCTGTTCATGCTCGTACTCGGCATCGGCGGCGCGTTCGCCTCCGGCGGTTCGGCCAGCCTGATCCTGTCGGCGCTGGCCGTTGTCGGCGCAGCCGTCGTCGGTTTCGCCGGCCTTGCCACCTTGCGTGCGATCCAGGGGCCGATGCAGCAGCTCAACGACACTTTGCTCAACCTCGTGCAGGACAAGCTCGACAACCGCATCGTGATCGAGCGCGACGACGAGATCGGCGAGGCGCTGCGCAACCTGCAGACCGTGCAGACCATCGTTCGTTTCAGCCGCGACGAGGTGCAGGCGGTGCAGCGCCGCGCCGAGGCTCAGCGCAAAGCCGACATGACGAAGCTTGCGGACGGCTTCGAGGCCGCGATCGGTGAGATCGTCGAGACCGTGTCGTCGGCTGCAACCGAGCTCGAGGCGTCGGCCTCGACGCTGTCCTCGACCGCGGGTCGGGCGCAGGAATTGGCGACGGCGGTCGCAAGCGGCTCGGAAGCGGCGTCCAGCAACGTCCACTCGGTGGCGTCTGCCGCCGAGGAGATGTCGTCCTCGGTGCGCGAGATCGGCCGGCAGGTGCAGGACTCCACCCGGATCGCGAGCGAAGCGGTCAGCCAGGCGCACGCCACCACTGAACGCGTCAGCGAATTGTCGCGGGCGGCATCGCGGATTGGCGACGTCGTCGAACTCATCAACGCAATCGCCGGCCAGACCAATCTGCTGGCGCTCAATGCCACGATCGAGGCGGCACGTGCGGGCGAGGCCGGACGGGGCTTCGCCGTCGTGGCCTCCGAGGTCAAGGCCCTCGCCGAGCAGACGGCCAAGGCCACCGGCGAGATCGGCCAGCAGGTCGGCGGCATTCAGGCGGCGACGCAGGATTCGGTCAGCGCCATCGGCGAGATCAGCGGCACCATCGCGCGCTTGTCGGAGATCGCTTCGGCGATTGCGGCGGCCGTGGAGCAGCAGGGCGCTGCAACCCAGGAGATTGCCCGCAACGTTCAGCAGGCCGCTCAGGGCACCCAGCAGGTCTCGTCCAATGTCGGCGACGTCCAGCGTGGCGCCTCCGAAACCGGCTCGGCGTCTTCGCAGGTGCTGTCGGCGGCGCAGATGCTGTCCCGCGATTCCAACCGTCTCAAGCTCGAGGTCGGCAAGTTCCTGAATTCAGTCCGAGCGGCGTAG
- a CDS encoding efflux RND transporter permease subunit, with translation MIALVRIALSRPYTFVVLALLLLIIGPLAALRTPTDIFPDIRIPVIGVVWQYTGLPPDQMSGRITTPFQRALTTTVNDIEHITANSYNGFGIIKIFFQPNVDIRTANAQVTAISQTLLKQMPPGATPPLILNYSASTVPIIQVALSGDGLTEQNLADIGINQLRTPLVTVPGAAIPYPFGGKQRQVQIDLDPTALQARGLSGQDVANALAAQNLITPVGTQKIGQFEYNIQLNNSPLRIDELGNLPIRTVNGAMVYVRDVATVRDGNPPQTNIVHVDGNRSVLMMVLKAGATSTLDIIAGIKQKVIEVKDQLPDALKIGFIGDQSVFVRGAIQGVAFEGVIAALLTSVMILLFLGSWRSTIIIAVSIPLSVLGAIIMLSAIGETLNIMTLGGLALAVGILVDDATVTIENINYHLEQGKPVEQSILDGANQIVTPAFVSLLCICIVFVPMFFLSGVARFLFVPMAEAVMFAMIWSFILSRTLVPTMANYLLKAHVHHDGAPPKSRNPLVWFQRGFEARFERVRGFYHGFLGLALAHRAVFVIGFLCIVGASFALVPFLGRNFFPAVDAGNILMHVRTQVGTRVEEAANQLADVQKAVRKLIPGEIETMTDNIGMPISGINMTYNNTGVIGPQDGDIQIKLKEGHKPTEEHVRVLREQLPRLFPGVSFAFLPADIVSQILNFGAPAPIDLQIRGANLAANFAYANSLLAKVRKIPGVADARIQQSPNNPTFNIDVDRTRAQYVGLTERDVTNSLVVNLAGSSQVAPTYYLNPDNGVSYSIVMQTPQYQIDSLSALQTLPITAAGNAQSPILGGIADIKRSTSSAVVSQYDIQSMVQIFATTSGRDLGAVSNDIRKVIADTAKDVPKGSSVVLLGQVQTMNSAFTGLLFGLLGAVVLIYFLIVVNFQSWSDPFVIITALPAALAGIVWMLFATGTTLSVPALTGAIMCMGVATANSVLVISFARERYAELGDPIAAALEAGFVRFRPVLMTALAMIIGMTPMALGLGEGGEQNAPLGRAVIGGLIFATFATLVFVPVVFSMVHKKQGAKVAALLETSHVAH, from the coding sequence ATGATTGCACTGGTCCGTATTGCCCTGAGCCGGCCCTATACGTTCGTCGTGCTCGCGCTTCTGCTGCTGATCATCGGACCGCTCGCGGCGCTGCGGACCCCGACCGACATCTTCCCGGACATCCGCATTCCCGTCATCGGCGTGGTCTGGCAGTACACCGGCCTGCCACCGGACCAGATGTCGGGCCGCATCACCACGCCGTTCCAGCGTGCGCTGACGACGACGGTCAACGACATCGAGCACATCACCGCCAATTCCTACAATGGCTTTGGCATCATCAAGATCTTCTTCCAGCCCAACGTCGACATCCGCACCGCCAACGCGCAGGTCACCGCGATCTCGCAGACGCTGCTCAAGCAGATGCCGCCGGGCGCAACGCCGCCCTTGATCCTGAACTACTCCGCCTCCACCGTGCCGATCATCCAGGTGGCGCTGTCGGGAGACGGCCTGACCGAGCAGAACCTCGCCGATATCGGCATCAACCAGCTCCGCACGCCGCTGGTCACCGTGCCGGGCGCGGCGATCCCCTATCCGTTTGGCGGCAAGCAGCGCCAGGTCCAGATCGACCTCGATCCCACCGCGCTGCAGGCCCGCGGCCTGTCCGGCCAGGACGTCGCCAATGCGCTCGCGGCCCAGAACCTGATCACGCCGGTCGGCACCCAGAAAATCGGCCAGTTCGAGTACAATATCCAGCTCAACAACTCGCCGCTCCGGATCGACGAGCTCGGCAATTTGCCGATCAGGACCGTCAACGGTGCCATGGTCTATGTGCGCGACGTCGCCACCGTGCGCGACGGCAATCCGCCGCAGACCAACATCGTCCACGTCGACGGCAACCGTTCCGTGCTGATGATGGTGCTGAAGGCGGGCGCGACCTCGACGCTCGACATCATCGCCGGCATCAAGCAGAAGGTCATCGAGGTCAAGGACCAGCTGCCTGACGCGCTCAAGATCGGCTTCATCGGCGACCAGTCGGTGTTCGTCCGCGGTGCGATTCAAGGCGTCGCCTTCGAAGGCGTGATCGCGGCGCTGCTGACCAGCGTCATGATCCTCTTATTCCTCGGCAGCTGGCGCTCGACCATCATCATTGCGGTCTCGATCCCGCTCTCGGTGCTGGGCGCCATCATCATGCTGTCGGCGATCGGCGAGACGCTCAACATCATGACGCTCGGCGGTCTTGCACTGGCGGTCGGCATCCTCGTCGACGATGCCACGGTGACGATCGAGAACATCAACTATCATCTGGAGCAGGGCAAGCCGGTCGAGCAGTCGATTCTCGACGGCGCCAACCAGATCGTCACGCCGGCCTTCGTGTCGCTGCTCTGCATCTGCATCGTGTTCGTGCCGATGTTCTTCCTCTCCGGGGTGGCGCGCTTCCTGTTCGTGCCGATGGCGGAAGCCGTGATGTTTGCGATGATCTGGTCGTTCATCCTGTCGCGCACGCTGGTGCCGACTATGGCGAACTATCTGCTCAAGGCGCATGTCCACCATGACGGCGCGCCGCCGAAGTCGCGCAATCCGCTCGTCTGGTTCCAGCGCGGCTTCGAGGCGCGGTTCGAGCGCGTCCGCGGCTTCTATCACGGCTTTCTCGGCCTGGCGCTCGCCCACCGTGCGGTGTTCGTGATCGGCTTTCTCTGTATCGTGGGCGCGTCATTTGCACTGGTGCCGTTCCTGGGGCGCAATTTCTTTCCCGCGGTCGATGCCGGCAATATCCTGATGCATGTCCGCACCCAGGTCGGCACCCGCGTCGAGGAGGCCGCCAACCAGCTCGCCGACGTGCAGAAGGCCGTCCGCAAGCTGATCCCCGGCGAGATCGAGACCATGACCGACAACATCGGCATGCCGATCTCCGGCATCAACATGACCTACAACAACACCGGCGTGATCGGGCCGCAGGACGGCGACATCCAGATCAAGCTGAAGGAGGGCCACAAGCCGACGGAGGAGCATGTGCGCGTGCTGCGCGAGCAGTTGCCGCGGTTGTTCCCCGGCGTCAGCTTCGCGTTCCTCCCCGCGGACATCGTCAGCCAGATCCTGAATTTCGGCGCGCCGGCGCCGATCGACCTGCAGATCCGGGGTGCTAATCTCGCCGCCAACTTTGCTTATGCCAACAGCCTGCTCGCCAAGGTGCGCAAGATCCCCGGCGTCGCCGACGCGCGCATCCAGCAATCGCCGAACAACCCGACCTTCAACATCGATGTCGACCGCACCCGCGCGCAATATGTCGGCCTGACCGAGCGCGACGTCACCAACAGCCTCGTGGTCAATCTCGCTGGCTCCTCGCAGGTGGCGCCGACCTACTACCTCAACCCCGACAACGGCGTGTCCTATTCGATCGTGATGCAGACGCCGCAATACCAGATCGACTCGCTCAGCGCGTTGCAGACGCTGCCGATCACCGCGGCCGGCAACGCGCAGTCACCGATCCTCGGCGGCATCGCCGACATCAAGCGCTCGACCTCGAGTGCCGTGGTGTCACAATATGACATCCAGTCGATGGTGCAGATCTTTGCCACGACCTCGGGCCGCGATCTCGGCGCGGTGTCCAACGACATCCGCAAGGTGATCGCCGACACCGCCAAGGACGTGCCGAAGGGCTCCTCCGTGGTGCTGCTCGGCCAGGTGCAGACCATGAACAGCGCCTTCACCGGCCTCTTGTTCGGCCTGCTCGGTGCGGTCGTGCTGATCTACTTCCTGATCGTCGTGAACTTCCAGTCCTGGTCCGATCCGTTCGTGATCATCACGGCCTTGCCGGCCGCGCTCGCCGGCATCGTCTGGATGCTGTTCGCGACCGGGACCACGCTGTCGGTCCCCGCGCTCACCGGCGCCATCATGTGCATGGGCGTTGCCACCGCCAACAGCGTGCTCGTGATCTCCTTCGCCCGCGAGCGTTACGCCGAGCTCGGCGATCCCATCGCGGCTGCGCTCGAAGCCGGCTTCGTCCGGTTCCGCCCGGTCCTGATGACCGCGCTCGCCATGATCATCGGCATGACGCCGATGGCGCTGGGGCTGGGCGAGGGCGGCGAGCAGAACGCCCCGCTCGGTCGCGCCGTGATCGGCGGCCTGATCTTTGCAACGTTCGCCACGCTGGTATTCGTTCCCGTGGTGTTCAGCATGGTACACAAGAAACAAGGCGCCAAAGTCGCCGCCCTATTGGAGACCTCGCATGTCGCCCACTGA
- a CDS encoding efflux RND transporter periplasmic adaptor subunit, with protein sequence MSPTDSGSPVSHRKLGIFGVVALIAAGLVVGTGIRAREEQGSKLREWTDDQAIPSVAVTQPSAKALSATIDLPGRLEAYYRAPIFARVSGYLKSWNADIGARVKAGQVIAEIEAPDLDQQLLQARADLASQQASARLSEATLNRRKTLVASNFVSAQEIDERTADLSNKNAAVNSGKANVERLEALAGYKKITAPFDGVVTARDTDVGALINAGGGSGPAMFVISDITKLRVYVNVPQNYVPAIKIGAKATITLPEYPNRNFQATVEASSQAVDVASGTTRMQLGLDNSNGELMPGGYASVKLNLQRDSAPLSIPASALIFNGNGLRVATVGADDKVLFKPVTIARDLGREIELASGIAPDDRVITAPPDGLSDGDQVRVVGAGAKGKPTTASEKQPPKS encoded by the coding sequence ATGTCGCCCACTGACTCCGGCTCCCCGGTCTCGCACCGGAAACTGGGCATCTTCGGCGTGGTGGCGCTGATTGCGGCTGGCCTTGTCGTCGGCACCGGCATCCGCGCCCGCGAGGAGCAGGGCTCCAAGCTGAGGGAATGGACCGACGACCAGGCCATTCCGAGCGTTGCGGTGACGCAGCCGAGCGCCAAGGCGCTGAGCGCCACCATCGACCTGCCGGGCCGGCTGGAAGCCTATTACCGCGCGCCGATCTTCGCGCGCGTGTCCGGGTATCTGAAGAGCTGGAACGCTGACATCGGTGCTCGCGTCAAGGCCGGGCAGGTGATCGCCGAGATCGAGGCGCCCGATCTCGATCAGCAGCTGCTGCAGGCTAGAGCCGACCTCGCCAGCCAGCAGGCGAGCGCCAGGCTGTCGGAAGCGACGCTGAACCGGCGCAAGACGCTGGTCGCCTCCAACTTCGTCTCCGCGCAGGAGATCGACGAGCGCACCGCCGACCTCTCCAACAAGAACGCCGCCGTCAATTCGGGCAAGGCCAATGTCGAGCGGCTGGAAGCGCTGGCCGGCTACAAGAAGATCACCGCTCCGTTCGACGGCGTGGTGACGGCACGCGATACCGACGTCGGCGCGCTGATCAATGCCGGCGGCGGCTCGGGCCCGGCGATGTTCGTGATATCGGACATCACCAAGCTGCGCGTCTACGTCAACGTGCCCCAGAACTACGTGCCGGCGATCAAGATCGGCGCCAAGGCCACGATCACGCTGCCGGAATATCCCAACCGGAATTTCCAGGCGACGGTGGAGGCCTCCTCGCAGGCCGTCGACGTCGCCTCGGGCACCACGCGCATGCAGCTAGGGCTGGACAATTCGAATGGCGAGCTGATGCCCGGCGGCTACGCTAGCGTGAAGCTGAACCTGCAGCGCGACTCCGCGCCGCTCAGCATTCCCGCCAGCGCGCTGATCTTCAACGGCAACGGCCTGCGTGTCGCCACCGTCGGTGCCGATGACAAGGTGCTGTTCAAGCCGGTCACCATCGCGCGTGATCTCGGCCGTGAGATCGAGCTCGCTTCGGGCATCGCGCCCGACGATCGCGTCATCACCGCTCCACCGGACGGGCTGTCGGACGGCGATCAGGTCCGCGTCGTCGGTGCCGGCGCCAAGGGCAAGCCGACAACCGCGTCGGAGAAGCAGCCGCCGAAGAGCTAG